A region from the uncultured Holophaga sp. genome encodes:
- a CDS encoding hydrogenase maturation protease — translation MKTLILGIGNTLLGDEGVGVHVVRHLETLGPFPPGTTLLDGGTLGMVLLAPMQEADRVILVDATQDGQAPGTCTRLIPKYSSDYPPTLTAHDIGLKDLLDCFYLMGEEPNVVLYAVSIPGLGGLSLEMSPEVEAAVPGVALACMRELGS, via the coding sequence TTGAAGACCCTCATCCTCGGCATCGGTAATACCCTTCTCGGCGATGAGGGGGTCGGAGTCCATGTGGTCCGCCACCTGGAGACTCTCGGCCCCTTCCCGCCGGGTACAACCCTGCTCGACGGGGGCACCCTCGGCATGGTGCTCCTCGCCCCCATGCAGGAGGCGGACCGGGTGATCCTGGTGGATGCCACCCAAGACGGCCAGGCCCCGGGCACCTGCACACGCCTGATCCCCAAGTATTCCTCGGACTACCCCCCCACCCTGACCGCCCACGACATCGGACTCAAGGACCTGCTCGACTGCTTCTACCTCATGGGTGAGGAGCCCAACGTGGTGCTCTATGCAGTCTCCATTCCAGGCCTGGGAGGCCTGAGCCTGGAGATGAGCCCAGAGGTGGAGGCGGCGGTGCCTGGGGTGGCACTCGCCTGTATGCGCGAACTCGGATCCTGA
- the cybH gene encoding Ni/Fe-hydrogenase, b-type cytochrome subunit — MHYHITTPVIYRRVYVWELPVRLFHWINAAAITILIVTGFIIGHPISIVYRQEASFQYWFGTVRFIHFLTGYVFLLNMLVRIYWGFVGNHYASWKEFIPTSWKWLDDIKAVMKVDIFQTDVHGEVHVGHNRMAGLIYFGTFWLFLFQALTGFALFSPMSDFFFPRLATWIIPLLGGDQNVRHLHHTFMWFYVLFVIVHVYLVFYHDYVEGRGTTSSMVGGWKFERQDELEKL, encoded by the coding sequence ATGCACTACCACATCACCACACCCGTCATCTACCGCCGCGTCTATGTCTGGGAGCTCCCGGTCCGGCTCTTCCACTGGATCAACGCCGCCGCGATCACCATCCTGATCGTCACCGGCTTCATCATCGGACACCCCATCTCCATCGTCTATCGCCAGGAAGCCTCCTTCCAGTACTGGTTCGGGACCGTCCGCTTCATCCACTTCCTCACGGGCTACGTCTTCCTGCTCAACATGCTGGTCCGCATCTATTGGGGCTTTGTGGGGAACCACTACGCCAGCTGGAAGGAGTTCATCCCCACCTCTTGGAAGTGGCTGGATGACATCAAGGCCGTCATGAAGGTGGATATCTTCCAGACCGATGTCCATGGCGAGGTCCATGTGGGGCACAACCGCATGGCCGGCCTGATCTACTTCGGTACCTTCTGGCTCTTCCTCTTCCAGGCTCTGACCGGCTTCGCCCTCTTCTCGCCCATGAGCGACTTCTTCTTCCCCCGCCTCGCCACCTGGATCATCCCCCTCCTCGGGGGAGACCAGAATGTGCGCCACCTCCACCACACCTTCATGTGGTTCTACGTGCTCTTCGTGATCGTCCATGTCTACCTGGTCTTCTACCACGACTATGTGGAAGGCCGGGGCACCACCTCCTCCATGGTCGGGGGCTGGAAGTTCGAGCGGCAGGACGAGCTGGAGAAGCTTTGA